A window from Pseudobutyrivibrio ruminis HUN009 encodes these proteins:
- a CDS encoding DUF6709 family protein, translating to MDSLEHLITRSIKTYYKSKLYAPIVFLVILIALTFIFPIGHMLFPKTYSEDSISLYEMYNDGENYAKFDLKNLYFTGYTSKWLDRTRGYYYYTMINSECVIVLLDPDTCEQGSPTIEELTIKGEILYDSEAARNLLANLASDLNWSEEGILSTVSTYTISEPDATGPSAEAFQFFYMIFGLYSVASIIVYSLYIAFPVLSLPVQKTRAYGKPAEILEEAEEELATLPQLATEDMFITEHYFIETSSYGVAIVPIDAIIWIYKYSTMHKFLWHHFSITYTLHITAGKRHYIKCPKNIKSDIDGIMDYLAEANHDILVGFSEENRLKVEEIQNDFDVIRKITSFLSKRV from the coding sequence ATGGATTCTTTGGAGCATTTAATAACAAGGTCAATAAAGACATATTATAAAAGTAAGCTATATGCTCCTATTGTCTTTTTGGTGATTCTTATTGCGTTAACTTTCATTTTCCCAATAGGACATATGCTTTTCCCTAAGACATACAGTGAGGATTCTATCAGCTTATACGAAATGTATAATGATGGTGAAAACTACGCCAAATTTGATTTAAAGAATTTATATTTTACAGGCTATACCAGCAAATGGTTGGATAGGACCAGAGGCTACTATTACTACACTATGATTAATTCTGAGTGTGTTATAGTGCTTCTGGATCCTGATACTTGTGAGCAAGGCTCACCAACTATTGAAGAACTTACCATAAAAGGAGAAATCCTTTATGATTCTGAGGCAGCCAGAAACCTTCTAGCAAACTTGGCTAGTGATTTGAATTGGAGCGAAGAAGGAATTCTTTCTACAGTTTCTACATACACCATTTCAGAGCCAGATGCTACAGGACCTTCAGCAGAGGCCTTCCAGTTTTTCTATATGATTTTTGGTCTATACAGTGTTGCATCAATCATAGTATACAGTTTATATATTGCATTTCCTGTGTTGTCGTTGCCAGTTCAGAAAACAAGAGCTTATGGCAAGCCAGCAGAAATCCTTGAGGAAGCCGAGGAGGAGCTTGCTACATTACCACAGCTTGCAACAGAGGATATGTTTATTACAGAGCATTATTTTATTGAAACAAGTAGCTATGGTGTTGCCATTGTTCCAATTGATGCTATAATTTGGATTTACAAGTATTCAACAATGCATAAGTTTTTATGGCATCATTTCTCTATTACTTATACATTGCACATAACTGCAGGAAAGAGACACTATATCAAGTGCCCAAAGAATATCAAAAGTGATATTGACGGTATTATGGACTATTTGGCTGAGGCCAACCATGATATACTTGTGGGATTCTCTGAGGAGAATCGACTTAAGGTTGAAGAAATTCAAAATGATTTTGATGTTATCAGAAAGATAACAAGCTTTTTATCTAAGAGGGTATAG